The following coding sequences are from one Phalacrocorax carbo chromosome 13, bPhaCar2.1, whole genome shotgun sequence window:
- the LOC104052988 gene encoding LOW QUALITY PROTEIN: mannose-binding protein-like (The sequence of the model RefSeq protein was modified relative to this genomic sequence to represent the inferred CDS: inserted 5 bases in 3 codons; substituted 1 base at 1 genomic stop codon) codes for MTLLQPFNASVLWLSVLVVISSVNTDKPEKKICSYPGIQCSAPAVNGLPGRGGRDGSKGEKGEPALILKSIKSIGEKKIVVSTGKDDTFDNGKSLXAKAGSALASPRNDAEITALXDLIRPSKQAYMGISDEQTEGKFVXLNEGAVTYRKWNDGESNKSKNKDCXVAQDSGKGNYDDCSNSCLNYLWGLQLMRLRKPKVLLSVMWLMENFVPIKVSWSNQNQSVFIIVFSLTFSFQSPNKIQI; via the exons ATGACTCTTCTGCAGCCTTTCAATGCCTCGGTACTTTGGCTTTCAGTGTTGGTGGTAATAAGTTCAGTTAACACAGATaaacctgaaaagaaaatttgttcCTACCCAGGAATTCAGTGCAGTGCTCCTGCAGTCAACGGCTTACCGGGCAGAGGTGGAAGAGATGGTTCCAAAGGTGAAAAGGGAGAACCAG CTTTGATTTTAAAGAGCATCAAGAGtattggtgaaaaaaaaatcgtTGTCTCAACTGGAAAAGATGATACTTTTGACAATGGAAAATCCC TGGCAAAAGCTGGAAGTGCACTTGCTTCTCCTAGGAATGACGCTGAGATTACAGCTTT AGACTTAATAAGACCTTCAAAGCAGGCTTATATGGGGATATCTGATGAACAGACTGAAGGCAAGTTCGTGTAGCTGAACGAAGGGGCTGTAACTTACAGAAAGTGGAATGATGGAGAATCAAATAAATCAAAAAACAAAGACTG AGTAGCACAAGATTCTGGAAAAGGGAATTACGATGATTGTTCAAATTCATGTCTTAATTACCTGTGGGGTCTCCAGCTGATGCGTCTAAGAAAACCCAAAGTTTTGCTCTCAGTTATGTGGTTGATGGAGAACTTTGTTCCCATAAAGGTATCCTGGAGTAACCAGAACCAGAGTGTATTTataattgttttctctttgacaTTCAGTTTTCAATCTCctaataaaatacagatttaa